The region cataaggttaatcaagtattactgaacatcctattagagtttcatgtcacatgaccaaggtcaaaggtcatttagggtcaatgaacttagaccatgttggagtaatcaacatcgaaatcttaacctgaggttaagtttttgaaatgtcatcataacttagaaaatatatggacctagttcatgaaacttagacataaggttaatcaagtatcactgaacatcctgcatgagtttcacgtcacatgaccaaggtcaaaggtcatttagggtcaatgaactttggccgaattggggatatctgttgaattcccatcataactttgaaagtttatggatctgattcatgaaacttggacataatagtaatcaagcatcactgaacattttgtgcaagtttcaggtcacatgatcaaggtcaaaggtcatttagggtcaatgaactttggccgaattggggatatctgttgaattcccatcataactttgaaagtttatggatctgattcatgaaacttggacataatagtaatcaagcatcactgaacattttgtgcaagtttcaggtctcatgattaaggtcaaaggtcatttagggtcaatgaactttggccgaatcgggggtatctgttgaattaccatcataactttgaaagtttattggtctagttcattaaacttggacattagagtaatcaagtatcactgaacatcctgtgcgtgtttcaggtcacatgtccaaggtcaaaggtcaatgaactttagccgaattgggtgtatctgttgaattaccatcataactttgaaagtttatggatctgattcatgaaacttgtacataagagtaatcaagtatcactgaacatcctgttcgagtttcaggtcacatgatcaaggtcaaaggtcatgtaaggtcaaggaactttggccatgttggggttttttgttgaataaccatcatatctctgtaagtttattggtctagttgataaaaagaggacataagagtaaccatgtatcactgaacatcttgtgcgagttagagtagtatgcaaagtcagcactgctgctatattgaaccgcgtgatgcaggtgagacggccagaggcattccacttgtttgaaaTGACAGCGTAActaagaaagtatatggatctagttcatgaaacttgggcatcctgcccgagtttcaggtcacgtgaccaaggtcaaaggtcatttagagtcaatgaatgtagaccatgttggaggagtcaatatcgaaatcttaaacCTAAGGTTacttttttgaaatgtcaatgAACTGGCCAGTTTGTgcgtatttgttgaattaccatcataactgtgaaattgtattggtctagttcataagacttggatataagagtaatcacatacctctgaacatcctgtgcatttttcaagtcacatgaccaaggttaaaggtcattaaggacaatgaactttggccatgttggagggaattattaaattgctgtcataactttcaaagtttatggatatagtttataaatggtggacataggggtaatcaagtatcactgacaagtcttaggtcacatgatcaaggtcaattgtcatttagggtcaatggacgtagtattgtatcattatatgaatggtattTTTGTTATTGAGGAACAATTATTCtgtagtagttttcaaagttgaattgcataatgcaggtgagactgccagaggcgcttcACTTGtttcatgtattcatttgtCAGTGGGTGATATGTGAATCCTATCTTTTTATCTTTGCTTTCATCCGTTTTTTCTCAATTATTTGGCTATTTTTAGCCTTGCAAGATGTGTTCAATGTGAAGAGAAAAAGGAattcagaaatgaataaatcacaaaaatataaaatgcatttcaGTCAAATTTAATCAACAGCATGATTCAACAATAACATATCATATGGGattttatacatacatgtattaaattcaataaattggCCACAAGCGTGTTgccttcttctttttgtttttgtggGGAACAAGTAATGCAACATAAATGTCATAATCTCAACTATGACTTATTAATCATTGGTTAAAATAGATGATTGaaatacagtaaaaaaaacatggctgctctaatgacataatttttaaagtcaattttcAGGAAAGTATTATGTCTTGCTTTATATATTGTAGGACTTCAGAGTAGAATCCAAgaaattgtaaacaaaatggaacagcaaaaatatttattttcttcaaaccatCCATTTTAAAACCACACGTTTAAATCATGGATGTAATCATGTTCATGAAACCAATCTTTATAATATATCATCCCAATCAAGTAGCCATAGTATTAATACACTGCAGTCATATCAGCAAAGGATCAATTTCAGTTCATCCAAATCAACTTaaatcataaaatcatgaaaatattcatctttAGGCTTGGTCCCACCCATCTAACCCTGGCCTCCACCCTTTTATGCATGATTCCCTTCgggtatcacaggcctaattcattccccatagactcctgtgttaaattggcactttaaaaaattctttaaaaataaggatgaaattcgggggtcgaatgtttactaccagtggataggatatatatctggcaatccatatctgaccaaaAAGGGTCCCTTgaccagctcattttaaaaataaattggcgtgtttgaagacatcgtcggggggagcagattcatcacctcaaacagcaaaatagccctaatccttccgccagtcaaaatatagtccaaaattggtgatatttcttcccaatttgggaaaaggaagttcagtaatcaccaaaaatagaatcagtgttagatggacaatcatatgcatacactttgtcaatcagccatttcaaaataaaaaaaatagcaatgggtttggctcgaatgaatatctatggcctgccactagtgattaggcccgtgcagCCTTCAATTTTTAGTCTTACACATAATTGACAGGCATTTCATGTTTTAGATCAAagctcatacatgtatgacactTCCATGCAACTCTTTTATGAACCATAGAAAATAAGAGCATCTCATTGTGAACTGATGTCATCAATCTGTGAAGTTTGTTCCCTTGACCCTTATCAAGTTTCCCTTGTTTGTAATGGCAAACTCTTCCTAGGTGTCTTAATTTTGATGATTAAATATTCAGTCTGTACCGATTACAGTAAAAAAAGTTCAACAGGTATACAAGATTTGTGAAGAGGTCAAAATAGAAATAGCATATGTCATTGGCTTCATTTTCTGATTGTGAATAGTGTTGCTCTCctacatgattaaaaaaaataccattctacaattaaaagacaaaaaatatatatatacatagtgTCACTGACTGAATGATGTCAATCAAGAGGTATATGTTCAATCATTATGATAAAATCATTATAGCTCTATcttcaaaaatatacatttcatgTATGTACATTGCATGATTTCTATTATATCTCTTCGTATTACACATATTCatatgtattccataaagatattaaatacaaaatgaccaagaatacagagagaaagagagagaacggggcgggggggggggtggagaaggTTTGAGTGGAGAAAGCAGAGATACACTTTATATACATCTACTATTGTGAAATGAAGTCATTCTAAATGTAGAACTATACAGATTCACCCTTTCAGAGTCTTGTGATCAAATTAAAAACTTCACATCATTTGATAATCCGTTTAAAGATTTGGATTCATAGATAGTGAAACAAGACGGCAAACTCATTCCTTGAATAATAACTGattcttttttaataattaaattctACCAACCCAGATTTTGAATGTGAATCATTTTACTACAAGCATCAGTGAATAAGCATAattgaaaaagagaagaaatgaaaggtaGTGCCTATAAAGCTAGAATCACCAACATATTTTACCCTGCTGATCCATACTTTGATTTCCATTTTAATCTTAATAAATGATGTTACTAAAGATAAGATTTAGGCAAACTAAAATTTCATCTCAAGAAAAATTTCAGTATACTATGAATTAAGGCACAATTGTTATTGAACATTCAAATCCAAAGATTAATGGATTAGAAATTACTGGTccatgtaaatacatgtattatgttacCTTGccacaaatattattttgtcaaaaaactatttttaaaaatacatttgatGTATTCCTGAAATGTTCTTTGAATAACTTATATCAACAAAGCTATGTAAATTGAATATGCCAGTAACAAGGTTGAAAATCATGCATATACCATTGTATGCATATACCATTGTAAGAAGttttctctataatattttgaGAACAACAAATTTAGTTGATGCTCTGTTGATAATCTAACCAAGTAGGAATGGATAAATAACCCTTACTTTACGTGCAGGGATTCATGTACTAAAAAACTAACAAACTTGCATATACATTCATTACAAATTCTACATATAAATTGCTTCTATCATGTATGAATACTGCACTCTTTGGTACAATAAAAATTCTTACTAGATAATGACACCCCCACATGGATTCAAAGTTTTAGAACACCTTTGTcattatttaataaaatgatatggATGATTGAAATAACTATTATTACCtaattattaaaatacaaatttcccTGCAGGAAAATGAGCAATAAATCACCACCTTGACAAAATCTTTTCAAGATGCAACCAGAAAGCCTACAAGGAgatcatttttttactttaaaaaatacaaaactgTTTTTGTGTTGGTGTTATCCATAGTAAGCCCAGAAAAAGATGCTGACACCCATGGCTAAGACTGCTGAAATGTTCAAGATGATCCTATCTCTCTTGGTTTCTTTGATATCTGTCATCCTCTTCATCTGTTCTTCCTTTTGTTCTGGAGTCATCTCAGGCTGCTTGCCTGTACCACACATCCAATCGACAAGCTTACGGCTAAATGTCACCTCCTCCTCATCTGCAAATGCAAAGAAAACATGAAGAGATGAGATGGTTATATTGAAACACAATGAAACGTTTCCTCATAAGTCAAATAAGCTAACATGATTTGGCAGAGAAGAATTCAGAGGGCAATTTAATTACAAGACAATATATCCATATGTATATAAACCTTTATAGTTTAGAGCTTATGTTCTTggtatacaatatatatatatacatatttctttaaaagtcAAGAGGATCATTGCCAATGATATATATTCATTGCCCACAAATAATATATGATTCACCATTCAGTTTGCTAAAGAAAGTATCtttaaaatttgaacaaatatttccagttcatcaaaaataaaagaaatttatatCATGTCAAAGAGCGAAGGTTCTCATATAATCATCCCGCGACTCcaaagttttttatttttacaccaatttcaaatattatcCCATCAAATAATGTCATTAAAGAAGTATAGACTTTGATCTGTTGTTTGAACATTTATGATTAAATTGCTTAAAAATCCCCCTTAAAACCAGTAAATCAATGTGTGATGAGCATGAATGACTGAGGCAGTTTTAAAGGAATTTTGGGAAAAAAACCCTTAAATTGTATGAAATGATATCTTGACATACCTTCTGGTTCATCAATGACCTTTTCCTTGAGTTCTTGTACCTCAGAAATGGATAGATCCTGGCGTTCAAGAGTGCTATGACGTGTTGCCCATGTCAGATGAACAAGCTGCCaatgaaaaacattaaaaaggaCCTCATGATTGTATTTGGAATTATTTATTGGGAAAGGAGACTAAACGATACAGTAACATATGTCGAGTTTTGAAGAGTTTCCTAATATAACCATAAGGTTCTTCTTACTTGAAATTTTATTAAACAAATACCTTCTAAGTACGAATACAATTAGAAGTCAACATGGTAACTatggcattattttttttcccttaAGAATATTTACAACAGAAAGAGGCATCTAAACTTTAGAGTGTTACTAGCAAAAGCTACTTACATATTTTGATGGGATAGGTGTAGTAAGCAGGCTTACAATAGCTGTAAAGAGACACACAAAGGCAAATAGGAACATGCCAAAATAGAGGTAGTGCATGTTAGCGATTACAGCAGGTCTGTTATCTTCATCACCACAGCTTGGTGCTGGGTAGGCAAAGTCAAGGATCATACGAACTAAACCAACAACCAAACCAGCCATCAGACCCCAGAATGCTCCCTAgtagaaaaaaaacgaaacaaacAATCAGCTTGTTAATAGTGATATCACCACCATGGTAACATCAATAACTCCAAGAagttaaaagaaaatgtgaaggaaaaaaaaaattaggaagTATGATTACtggaaagtttgaaaatttgcaatttgtgaaataaaatatgaaaagctATTTACACTGTTTAAACTTGTTTAGGAACTCTTCGATCATTGCATGTAGTTTGTGGAATAGGGGTTTGCTGTAATACTGACTAACATTTGAATCATGAGGCCTCATCAGTTTACTTTTTGAAATGACACAACATTGTTTCTGAATTATTGGGACAAATTTTCTTTGGGAGTACAGACCCATTTGTCTGTCTTCCCATACCAGTACAAACTTGGTTCATCCAGTTTTGAAAATTTGGATGATTGGTCGGGACAGATTCAAAACTGAATGCTTCCACTGATGGAAAGAGGAATGTTCTCTTCCTAACTGTCTTTGTTTGGCATATATAAAGATAAAGTGTACCTTTTCATTAACACGTTCCCATATAATAGCCATAAGGAACACAGCGCATATGGGAGGAGCCAGGTAGCTTGTGACAGCTTGGATGTAATCAAAAAGACGACCTCCCTGAGATGCCTGGATGATGGGAATCCAAAGAATACTGATTCCAACCATTATCAGAATGAAGATTCTACATTGATAGGAAAGGACGAAAGGAAAATATACATTAGTCAAATGAGgataatcattaaaatcatgaaaagttaagcatacaGAAGGTTCAGAATtgaattgttaaaaataatCGAGCAAGTAGCTAAACAACTACTTGAATGTAGTGAAGAATTCTGAAGAATATTTCTGACTCTTTAATAatgcaaactacatgtataaggtTTTAAAGTTCCAAAAATCGTGATACTTCAGAATAAATACACAGATATATCAACAGAATCAAAAGATACTGAAAAGAGTCAAGACCCATTAACTATTGGTGAAgatttatatctatatatttttctgtGAAGAGATTTTCAAAGTTTACAATAAACATTGATGAGAGCAGTTGCACATACCTTACCCTTGAAATACATCCCATGGTCTAAATTGCTTATAATTCTTACCTTCCTACAATCATAAGTTCGGTCTCGCTTGAATTTGGTCTGATTCGGCGCCAAACATCGATGGTAAAGATCGTGGAACTGCTGTTAAAGATCGATGTCAATGAACTCATCAGAGCGCTCATGATCACAGCCAACATTAATCCACGAGCACCTAAACAAGATAAACAGTTTATGTTTGAAGGTTTTCATGGTGGTACGAGCAATCACAGAGGAGgtttatggtacaccatgtgtaaagTCCTGAAAGGACTAAGATAAGAAAAGTGGATAGAACTGGAGGTAAGGCGAGGAAATGAAGGTTTGAAAGTAaagtattcttttttaaatgagtGTAGTCCTTAACCAGAAGGAGTGGAAAGCTAAGTAGTAGGCAGGCTTTCCACTCCTGGTTTACACTCATTaaaaaagaatactctattttcaaacctccactttctcgcctttcCAATTCACCTCCATTTCTATCCACTTATCTTATTACTTCCAGGACTTTACACATGAAGATAAACAGtattataattataacattatcaTTCAGAGTTAATTTTTGAAGAGAGCTTTCACTTCAGTCCAGTGTTTGAGATGGAGTGACGATACCCGTAGAGCCAGCCAAATTATATCACTTTTCTGGTTAAACATGTGTCTCTGAATTTTTTTGACTATGTAGTTGTCTTTCACTTGACTGTATTCTTAAAAGAAACAGAAATACTGAACATACCGACAGGCATGATGTTCACAACAAGGAGAGGGTATGCCACGTTGGTACAAGCCGTTTCACTCTGACAATATTTGAGACATTCAGCAGGGTCAGCACAGGCTACCTTGTTTGGGTAGAGGGTCCTGGATACCATTCCTGGAAACACGATGAGGAACATGGGTAAGATCTTGAGGAAGGCAGCCATAACACAACCACCCTTGGCATGGGAGAGAGACTTGGCAGCAAGTGCTCGTTGAACGATAACCtgtaagaaaaaatgaacaaaattacaTATTATGTACACTTCATGAAATCATTTGCTCAATGAGTTATTCAGCCATAGAACAAAAAACGCATTATGTTGATCTGTTAATATGATTTTGTAAGTATTGTTATCCttgatgattgataataaaaacatgaatataaaaaagttaCCTTGCTATAGGCAAGCTGGTTTATGGAAGATGGTAATAGTGTTGCACTTTATCTTGGTAACCTTCAAAGTTGAGGTTGGAACATGTGTTCAAAGAAGAGTATCTTATTGGAGAGTGCTTcatcattgtttttcttttgacaATTATTCATGAGTTTAATTGACTGAGAAATACAGGTGTCTGACTGCTACTATGTAATTTTATGTAATTGTCTGGTAAAACATCAGAAAAGAATTCCTTTCAAtggaatgcccccccccctgaatacTAATCAGATTCAATTAAAAACAACACACCCCTGTTTTTGTTGGTATAGCTTAATCAAGGTAATCCTCCAATAAGGCTACATAATTGTTGGATAAAGATAGGTATAGATTTGGATACTGCGCAACAAATTGCAATGTTTTCACTCTTAAAATGCAATGTAGGTTACTAGTCACTCCATTTGTGAAAGGATTACTTATCATCTACAAACATAAACATGATGTATCCATTtccatttccttcattttctaaACACCATTAGGAATACATACGTCCTTTGTCCTCCCcaaaggtgggggggggttaTCCCCAAATTATGCATGTAATCACGATATAACAATAGATGGAGTAATACTTTCTTCACTTCTTCATATTCTCCATCATATTCTCCATCATAATCACATCACATCAAAGCCATGGCATCCTCAATACCTCGACGACATCAAGACCATAATATGACCTAAAACTTTTTCAACAAGACAAAACAAACGTTTTCCCCCCTACTTACTTGATCTGTACACCAGTACCAGATAGAAGAGATTGTGATACCAAAGATCATTCCTGGCCAGGGAAGATCTGCCGTCAGTGGATCACGGAAAATGTGAAAGGCATCAGAACGCGGAAATCCGCAGGTAGTGTTAGGGTTGTTCAGTGTGGTTTCGGGGATGGCTTGGAAGTATTTGATGAACAGCTCATTGTAAGGTACCTCAATAAAACCTGACAGAGTAATAAAGAATGGTGTAATTAAAAGGAGAAATACAATGAACGACATAGGGATCTCAGAACAGATATTAGGTCCCTGCTTATATTCCTCTTACAAACGTTTCTTTATTGGGGAATCTTGGATGCTGTTCTTCAAGTCGGACCTTCACATACAAGTAAGTTCCAAAGACGTAATTGACATgggcaaattattttttttttaatttatacaaGACGGGATATACAACTTGAGTTTCAGGATTTTGGAGATCGAGGTAGAATTGAGAATGTCTTCTTAACCTTCTAAACCTTTTTCAAACAGAATGAAAAGCATGTGCTTGCTGTTTACTCTCCGGCATGAGGTACgcatatttcattttcgtcGGAGTAAACAAAATAACAGCAAACCTATCAAGCTTTATACAAGTCTGCGCTATGATCAAAATTAACATTATATGTCTATTTTTGAGAATTGtgaatgaagaaaattataCTTACATAGAATCATAAGGACCAGAGCTCCAATTAACATAATAGCAGTCTGCAAGGCATCAGTGTAGATCACGGCAGATAGACCACCTAAAGTTTATCAGATTTTTAAATTAAATGTAATTGAGAATGAAATAATTTCGATTTAATGAAAATGATCActacattttttacagtgatgtCCCATATTGCCACAATTTTCTAAGAAATGTTGATAGCATGAATTTTAGCAATTCTGTCTTATGCATTATCTTACAATATATCACACATATACAAGTGATTTGGATTCTTATGATTTAACTGTCACCAGTATTAACTACCCTTCACTGGAGATGACTTGTGCAATAAACCGAGAAGAAGCCATAACAAACTTTTTTACAGCATTTTTAGAACATGtttgaaacaataaaagaaagacTCAGTCGATATTAGAAGGACAGGCTGGTGTTGAAGAGGAAAAGGGTGGATAGAAAACGGAGAGATGCAATTATATCATCTTACAACTTGATTTacatgataaagaaataaagagttttcgcatttactacggagAAAATCTTGACAACGCAtcgatttctttgaaaatgcaataaatGCAATTGAAaccacaatggagagctgagtgagaggcttttgtcgaaagtcgttggactgggacagcagatcaaCCTAAGATTTGCACTGCTCGAGCCATTGCAAATATTTCGTTGTCCAGtgtcaagagattccgatgctgtcccgATCCACCAAGTTTCGACAAAAACCTCTCAGCTCTCCTCTGCGacttgacttgcattttcaaaggaattggtgcgttaTAGAGAATGTCTCCGTAATACTAATAAATGCGACAAGTTCAAAATATATAGAGGGGGAAGATGAAGAGAGATAGGAAGAGAGGATGCAGAAAGAAATTAAGAGGCGGATAATGACGAGAGAGATAGAGCTAGAGACAGAAATAGGCGGGAAGCCAAGGGGAGGCAACCATCTTTGTATGTCATTGAGCTCTAAGCTAAATATTGATTCCCATAAAATGTCCAAGGCTTAGGAAATGGTTCAAACAAGAGGACATTGACACAGATATTTTGTGGAATGAATCGTCACAAATGACAAGTTTCTCACACTGACCTACatattgaaaatcatt is a window of Lytechinus variegatus isolate NC3 chromosome 2, Lvar_3.0, whole genome shotgun sequence DNA encoding:
- the LOC121409212 gene encoding sodium/glucose cotransporter 4-like — protein: MSTAAPTTVNPDDSNDIAVLNWVDIVVIVAYFVFVMLVGVWASFQSSRATLKGYFLAGKNMLWWPIGASLFSSNIGSGHFIGLAGSGAAGGIAVGAFEFNAMFILLLLGWIFLPVYMSAGVFTMPEYLRKRFGGQRVRIYLAVLALILSIVTKISVDLFAGALFVQQSLGWDLYLSIIILLAITAVYTVIGGLSAVIYTDALQTAIMLIGALVLMILCFIEVPYNELFIKYFQAIPETTLNNPNTTCGFPRSDAFHIFRDPLTADLPWPGMIFGITISSIWYWCTDQVIVQRALAAKSLSHAKGGCVMAAFLKILPMFLIVFPGMVSRTLYPNKVACADPAECLKYCQSETACTNVAYPLLVVNIMPVGARGLMLAVIMSALMSSLTSIFNSSSTIFTIDVWRRIRPNSSETELMIVGRIFILIMVGISILWIPIIQASQGGRLFDYIQAVTSYLAPPICAVFLMAIIWERVNEKGAFWGLMAGLVVGLVRMILDFAYPAPSCGDEDNRPAVIANMHYLYFGMFLFAFVCLFTAIVSLLTTPIPSKYLVHLTWATRHSTLERQDLSISEVQELKEKVIDEPEDEEEVTFSRKLVDWMCGTGKQPEMTPEQKEEQMKRMTDIKETKRDRIILNISAVLAMGVSIFFWAYYG